One region of Peromyscus eremicus chromosome 4, PerEre_H2_v1, whole genome shotgun sequence genomic DNA includes:
- the LOC131909261 gene encoding intraflagellar transport protein 70A1: protein MAWQSSSKVPDGEFTAVVYRLIRDSRYSEAVQLLGAELQKSPRSRAGLSLLAYCYYRLQEFELAAECYEQLSQMHPELEQYRLYQAQALYKACLYPEATRVAFLLDNPTYQTRVLRLQAAIKYSEGDLTGARSLVEQLLSGEAGEDSGGENDPDSLVNMGCLLYKEGHYEAACSKFLAALQASGYQPDLSYNLALAYYSSRQYAPALKHIADIIEHGIRQHPELGVGMTTEGIDIRSVGNTEVLHQTALVEAFNLKAAIEYQLRNYEVAQDTLTDMPPRAEEELDPVTLHNQALMNMDARPTEGFEKLQFLLQQNPFPPETFGNLLLLYCKYEYFDLAADVLAENAHLTYKFLTPYLYDFLDAMITCQTAPEEAFIKLDGLAGMLTEQLRRLTKQVQEARHNRDDEVVIKAVNEYDETLEKYIPVLMAQAKIYWNFENYPMVEKIFRKSVEFCNDHDVWKLNVAHVLFMQENKYKEAIGFYEPIVKKNYDNILNVSAIVLANLCVSYIMTSQNEEAEELMRKIEKEEEQLSYDDPDKKIYHLCIVNLVIGTLYCAKGNYDFGISRVIKSLEPYHKKLGTDTWYYAKRCFLSLLENMSKHMIVLCDTVIQECVQFLEHCEIFGRNIPAILEQPLEEERVHIGKNTVTYESRQLKALIYEIIGWNT, encoded by the coding sequence ATGGCTTGGCAAAGCAGCTCTAAAGTGCCCGACGGTGAGTTCACGGCGGTGGTGTACCGGCTCATCCGCGACTCCCGCTACTCAGAGGCGGTGCAGCTGCTGGGCGCCGAGCTGCAGAAGAGTCCCCGCAGCCGCGCCGGGCTGTCGCTCCTGGCCTACTGCTACTACCGCCTGCAGGAGTTCGAGCTCGCTGCAGAGTGCTATGAGCAACTGAGCCAGATGCACCCAGAACTCGAGCAGTACCGCCTCTACCAGGCCCAGGCGCTGTACAAGGCCTGCCTGTATCCAGAGGCCACGCGGGTCGCCTTCCTCCTGGACAACCCCACCTATCAGACTCGTGTCCTTCGTCTCCAGGCTGCTATCAAGTACAGCGAGGGCGACCTGACAGGAGCCAGGAGTCTGGTGGAGCAGCTGCTGAGTGGGGAAGCTGGAGAAGACAGTGGAGGGGAAAATGATCCAGATAGTCTGGTCAACATGGGTTGTCTGCTCTACAAAGAGGGACACTATGAAGCTGCTTGTTCCAAGTTCTTAGCGGCCCTGCAAGCTTCTGGCTACCAGCCTGACCTTTCCTACAACTTGGCTTTGGCATATTACAGCAGTCGGCAGTATGCCCCAGCTCTGAAGCATATCGCTGATATAATTGAGCATGGCATCCGTCAGCATCCAGAGCTAGGTGTGGGCATGACCACTGAAGGCATTGATATTCGAAGTGTGGGCAACACCGAAGTCCTTCACCAGACTGCTCTGGTTGAAGCCTTCAACCTCAAGGCAGCCATAGAGTACCAACTGAGAAACTATGAGGTAGCCCAAGACACCCTCACTGACATGCCACCCAGAGCAGAGGAAGAGCTGGACCCTGTGACCCTGCACAACCAAGCTCTGATGAACATGGATGCCAGGCCCACAGAGGGCTTTGAGAAGCTCCAGTTTCTGCTCCAGCAGAACCCTTTTCCCCCAGAGACCTTTGGCAACCTGTTGTTGCTCTACTGTAAATATGAGTATTTTGACCTGGCAGCTGATGTCCTGGCAGAAAATGCCCATTTGACTTACAAGTTCCTCACACCCTATCTCTATGACTTCTTGGATGCCATGATCACTTGCCAGACAGCTCCTGAAGAGGCTTTCATAAAGCTTGATGGGCTGGCTGGCATGCTCACTGAGCAGCTCAGGAGACTCACTAAGCAAGTTCAAGAAGCAAGACATAACAGAGATGATGAAGTTGTCATAAAGGCTGTGAATGAATATGATGAAACTCTTGAGAAGTATATCCCTGTACTGATGGCCCAGGCAAAAATCTACTGGAACTTTGAAAATTATCCAATGGTGGAGAAGATCTTCCGTAAATCTGTGGAATTCTGTAATGACCATGATGTGTGGAAGCTGAATGTGGCCCATGTTCTCTTCATGCaggaaaacaaatacaaagaggCCATTGGTTTCTATGAGCCCATTGTCAAGAAGAATTATGATAACATCCTGAATGTCAGCGCTATTGTGTTAGCCAACCTCTGTGTCTCCTATATTATGACAAGTCAaaatgaggaagctgaggagcTGATGAGGaagattgaaaaggaagaagaacaaCTCTCCTATGATGACCCAGACAAGAAAATCTACCACCTTTGCATTGTGAATTTGGTGATAGGAACACTTTATTGTGCCAAGGGAAACTATGACTTTGGCATCTCTCGAGTTATCAAAAGCCTGGAGCCTTACCATAAAAAGCTGGGAACTGATACGTGGTATTATGCCAAAAGATGCTTCCTGTCCTTGCTAGAAAACATGTCAAAGCACATGATAGTGCTTTGTGACACTGTTATTCAAGAATGTGTCCAGTTTCTAGAGCACTGTGAAATCTTTGGCAGAAACATCCCTGCTATTTTAGAACAGCCcttggaggaagagagagtgcACATTGGGAAGAATACAGTCACGTATGAGTCCAGACAATTGAAAGCTTTGATTTATGAGATCATAGGATGGAATACATAA